GAACGCGGTGCGGGCGAACTCCGGCTGGTAGCCCTCGACGAAGAACTCGAGGGGGTGCTCCCCGTATCGGAAGTGCCCCGCCTCGTCGATCGAGATCAACCGGCCCGGCTCGACCGCGAGCTGGCCGTCGAGGAGGCGCATCGGCGCTTCGTCCTCCGAGGAGAACACGACGTGGCCCTCCGAGGTCACCGCCAAGAGCGGATTCCCTTCGTGGTCGACGACCTGACTGTCGTCGCGGAACGTCGCCACGTGCTCGCCCCCCTCGAGGGTGATCCGGCCGTCCGTGCCCAGGGCCGCGAGCGGCTCCCCGTGCCGGAGGTAGCGCATCGCGGGGTAGGAGCTCGTCTGCTCTGCGGGCGACGGGCCGTCGGGCGCGCCGCCGCCCGAGGGCGAGCCCGGGGGGGACGAGGTCGCGCCGCAGGCGTACAACAGGATCGCAAGCGAGATCGAGGCTCCACGCATCCCCCGGTTGTACCAGCTCTCGGCGCCGCGCTGGCGACCACGACGCCGCGCCGGATACCCTGCACGCGACGCGCGCGAGCCCTCCAACGCACCCCACAGAAGGAGCCCCGAGCCGCGGCCCCCTGCCACGAGGTCTCGCCTGCGATCGCGCGCTCGGGAACAGGCGCGCAGGCCAAGATGACGACCGGGAGAGAGCCGTAGAGAGCCTCGTCGCCGGCCTCGAGCGGAGCGCCGTAGCGAGAGCGTCGCTTTGCCAGCATGCGAGCTCGGAGGTGGCCTTCGGGGTCAGTCCGACGCGCAAGCTGCAGCGACCAGGCCTCGCCGCTCGGCTGCACCGCGACTCCGATCCTCGCGGGCACCCCTCGCCCGCCGCGTGCCCGTGCACATGCCTCCGGGGCGGCGGAAGCGCGAGCCCGACCGCCACGATCAGACCCACCCCGATCCCCCGCCGGGCGTGCCTCGACCGCGGCTCGAGCTCGCCGTCGGTGCCGCGGGGATCGACTTGCGAGGTCGCGAGGGCGCGCGTCGCCCGATCGCCGTCCCGTCCTCTCCTCCGTGCGCCTTCGCAGCCCCCTCGCGCCCGGCGGCGCCCCCCTCCTGCGCCGATCATACGCTCTTGCTTCGAGCGCGATGTCCTCATCCGCGCCCGGACTCCACCCGTGGGACCCGGACAACGGGGATTCAGCCCTCTGGCGCGCAGCGCGACGAGAAGATGTCTGTGTTTCATGCAACCCGAGTAGCGTGACCAACGCGTCGGAGACGACGCCCCGGGGCCGAGCTCATGGTGACACCTCATCGCGCCACCACGAACCAGGATGCTTCACTCACCTCGCGGTGTGGTCAATCCTCTCGCGCGCCTGATCGCGGACGGGCCCAGCCGGACTCGGCGTCCCGCGCGCTCATCGGCCGCCGAAGGGGGACCCGGCAACCGAGGGCGCGGCTGGCGGGCGGCTCACGCCGTGCGTACGTGCGACGCCTCCGGAGGTGCCCGGTCTGGGAGGGTGAGTGGCCGCCGCACGTCGTTGGATTCGACCGCCCTGGTTCGCCGGGACGACACGACGCGAGGTGAGCGCGTGAGCACGCTCGGTTGGATCGCGGGCACGGGGCTGCTCATGAGCGCGATCGCGCTCGTGGGCAGCGTCACGCTGGCAGCGAGGGAAGCGACGCTGACCAAGGCGATCCCCTGGCTGGTCGCCCTCGCTGCCGGATCCCTGCTCGGTGGAGCGTGGTTCCACATGATGCCCGCGGCTGTCGACGCCATGGGCAACGGGCTCGCTCCGTGGCTCTGGCTCGCGGCGGGCTTCCTGATGTTTCTGGCCCTCGAGCGCGTGCTGCGCTGGCACCACTGCCACGACCTCGACTGCGAGCACGACCGGACGCTCGGCTGGCTCGTGCTCGTGGCCGATGGGCTGCACAACTTCATCGGAGGTCTCGCGGTGGCCGGCGCCTTCTTGATCGACGTGCGGCTGGGCCTGACCGCGTGGATCGCGGCCGCGGCGCACGAGATCCCGCAAGAGCTCGGCGACTTCGGTGTCCTGGTGCACAAGGGCTGGTCGCCGAGGAGCGCGCTGCTGTTCAACTTCGCGTCCGCCCTGACGTTCCCGATCGGCGGGGTGCTCGCCTACTACGCGTCGTTCGAGTGGGATGTCTCGTTTCTGCTCCCATTCGCGGCCGGGAACTTCATCTACATCGCGTCGGCGGACCTCATCCCCGAGCTCCAGCGAGAGCATGAGGGTCGAGGGATCGGGGGGCCCTGGCTCGGCCTCCTGCTCGGGCTGTTGCTGCTCCTCGTCGTTCGACTCGTGTTCTCGTCCCACGGGTAGCGCGCTTGCTGGCGCGGGCGACGTGGGTACTTGGCGGGCCGCCATGCCGGAACATCAAACCGTCGACGAGATCCGCGTTCCCGTCCGCCACCCATCCGAGAAGGTGGACGACCGCACACCCTCCTGGATGGCGTCTCGCATGGGCACCTGGACGCGGCTGATGATGCTCGTCTTCGGGATCGGGCCCGTGCTCGGGAGCATGTTCGCGCTCGGCGCGGCGTGGGCGGGCGGATACGAGTGGTTGTTCGAGCACGAGGCCATCGCGTGGCTCGGCTATCCGCTCATCCTCCCGTTCTTCACGTTCGCGGCGATCATGCTCTACGCGGTGCTCATCGCGAACAACCGGCGGATCACGACCGGCTCCAAGATCGCCTGGCTCGCGGCCGTCACGCTGGTAGGCCCCATCGCGATCCCCGCCTACTGGTGGATCCACATCTGGCGCGCCCCTCACCTGCACGAGCCGGAACACGACGCCTGAACGCGGGATGGGACGCCTGAACGCCCTCTGCCCGGTGGTCAGAGGGCGCGTTCTGCGAAGCCGCCGGAGCGCCGACGCTGACCGCCATCGCCTCGGTGCGATTCTCGCACTCGCACTGCGAAATCCGCACGAACGCAGCCGGAGACGGCTCGGTCCGCTGGCGGAAGAGGGGGCACGTTTCCTGCGACGCGGAAGAGCATGTCGCGACATCACCTCTCGGTGGCTCTGCTTGGCGCGCCCGCGCTGGTCGGGGTCCAGGGCGAATCTCCTGCCGGCGATCGCGAGGAGGTGGACGAGGCCTCCATGGGGCTCGACCTCGCCCGCTACGGCCGATGATGCCCCGTGGAGCGGCCCTGGTCGTAGAGGCAGCCTCGGGATGCGGCGCGGCGCGGGACGCCCTCGCTCGACGCTACTTGCGGCCCGCGTACCGCGTCGCGCTCTCGGTGGTCGGGCGCCCCGCGGACGCGGAGGACGTCGCCCAGGAGGCGCTCCTCAAGGCGCTCGGTCGGCTCGAGACCTGTCGCTCACCGGACCGGTTCGAGGCCTGGCTCACCCAGATCGTTCGCAACCAGGCGCGCAACTGGGTCGACGCGCGCCGGCTCCGAGACGTCCCCCGCTTCCCGCCGACCGACGAGCCGGCCGACGCCCGCAGCGCGATCGACCGCCCGGCCACGCGTCGGCAGCTCACCGTGGCCCTCGAGCGACTCACCGAGCCGCAGCGTACCGTGCTGTTGCTCCACGCGCTCGGCGGCTACAGTCACCCGGAGATCGCCGCGTCGCTAGGCGTCTCCGTGGTGAGCTCGCGGCAACATCTCTTCCTGGCGCGCCAGACGCTCCGCACGTTTCTGCGCGGGGCCGAGGACGCCGGGCCGGCTACTCGTATCCGAACGAGCGAGCGACGGGCACGCCGCTGAGGCACGGCATGAAGTTCGGCGCCTCCGTCTCGGACGTGTGATAGTGGTAGGCGCCATCGGGGAGCTCCGGGGTCGGCCGCTCGTGACCGTGGCAGCCGTCGAGATCGGAGGGCAACGTTCCGTCCGCGTCGTGCGACAGGTAGATGAGGAAGCCGTCCTTGGCGATCCCGTAGAGCCCGATCGTGCGCTGCTCGTAGGTCGTGCAGCTCACCAGGTCGCTCGAGATGCCCTGGCTCGCCAACACCGTGTTCATGACCTGCGGGACGAAGTGATCGTGGAGATAGCCAGCCGGATCGGGGTGGGCCCCGCACGCGCCGATGCTGGGGACGTTGATCGCGGTTCCGGCCGGCGGCCCCATCCCCATCATCGGGCCGCGCGTCGCCGAGGGTGGATCTCCCGTCGCCGGCACTCCCATGACGGAGATGCCGAGGTTCTCCACCTCGCCGAGCGTCCGGGGCGCGCTCGCGCGGCGCGGTGACAGCGGGACCGTCGCGGTCAGGACGAGCTCGAAGTCCTGCGCCATGGCCAGGCAGTTCGATCCGGTCCCGTCGGGGGGGCCGCCGAGCCCGGTGACGATCCGCGTGTTGCCGTCCGCGTCCACCATCGGGTCGTATCCGTCGTCCTCGATGTCCTGGAGGTAGTAGCCGTCGAAGGGGCGCAGCCCGGGCCGGGTGGCGCCGTCGTAGACCGACAGCCCATAGGGCGGGGGTGAGGTCGTGCTCTCCGGGCAGTAGGGCCCGTCCTCGACCAGGTCCGAGGCGAACGAGAAGGAGCAGCAGGTGGTGGTGGTCCCGTCGGTGAGCGCGCAGTCCGCCTCCACCGTCTCGAGGGGTGGATTGACGAAGAGCGCGGCGAGGGCGTCGCAGCTGGCCGCGCCCCCGCCGCTGTCGCCGCCGGCCGCGTCCGGGATCGGCTCCACGGTAGCGTCGGGGGACGACGCGCCCGAGCAGGAGGTCAGCAGGACCAGGGCGCCCACCGCGACGCAGACGGGCGCCTTCACCGCCCACCTCCGGCGCTGGCGCGAACGAACCCCGCGCCCGCCGACCAGCGCAGGATCCGCTCGTCGGGCGGACGAATCATGAAGCGCTGCCGACCGTCCGCCGCGTGCACGAAGACCAGGTGGTGCTGGTTCGGCCGAGACGAGAGCGCGCGGAGATCGACGAGCAGTCGGGCGAGAGGCCCCGGCCGCCGCCGCGCGAAGACCATCGTGACGACCGACTCGTGGCCGAGCCGAACCGTCACCTGACGCGGAGACAGCCCCGCCCCGTCCTCCTCGACTCGGACGGCGGTCGACACCAGCTGGCGCAAGCGCTCTTCGTAGGCCGCCGCCGAGTAGGAGCTCCGCGCCACCTCGGGGAAGGCGGCGGTCACGCTCTGATGGATCGCCGCGCGGGCCGTGCGGAGCTCGAGCCTCAGCTCGTCCCCGTCGGCCCGGACGTCCCATCGCGCGAGGTCGGAGTCGTGCGCCACGGCGAAGCCGGGCGCCGCGGACAGGCAGAGCAGGGTAGGCAGCAACAAGGAGATCGGTCTCATGTCCCACCAGACAGCCGAGACGCGCGAAGCGTTAGACCGCGCGGCGAACGCGCGGCGTCGGCGGCGTAGTCGAAGGTCGATCGGGCTGACGCCGGGGCGTCTCGCCCGATCATGTGGCGGGGAATCTCGCGCGGCGGCAAGGTCTCCTACGTGAGCTCGCGCGACATCGCGCAGGTCGCGGCGGAGGTGCTCGGTGATCCGAGCGGACACGAAGCGAAGGACTACGTGCTCACCGGCCCCGAAGCGATCGAGGACGCGCGGGTCGCCGAGCTCGCGAGCGCCGCGCTCGGCAAGACCATCGCGTACGTGGACGTGCCCGACGAGGCGTACGCCGCGTCGATGCGACAGAACGGCTCCCCCGAGTGGATGGTCGAGTCGATGCTCGGCCTCGAGCAGGTGAAGTCCGCCGGCTACGCGGAGGCCGTCTCCGACGCCGTGCAACGGGTCCTCGGCCGCGCGCCCGAAGCGATGCCCGCGTTCCTCGCGCGCCACGCCGACGCGCTTTCCGAGTGAGTCGGCCCGGACGCCGCCCCTCCCGCCCACGGGCGCGGCGTCCGCGGGGCACGCTCGTGTAGCCTGAGCGTCCACCGGAAGGACGATCGTCATGAGCACCCCCGAAGAGCGCGCCATTCGCGTCGACCTCGCCGCCGCGTATCGCCTCGTCGCCCACTACGGGTGGGACGACCTGATCTTCACGCACCTCTCGGCGCGAGCCCCCGGCCCCGAGCATCACTTCTTCATCAACCCCTACGGCATGCTCTTCGAGGAGATCACCGCGTCGAGCCTCGTGAAGGTCGACCTCGCCGGCGACAAGGTCGAGGACAGCCCCTGGCCCGTGAACCCGGCCGGCTTCACGATCCACAGCGCGGTGCACGAGGCGCGCGAGGACGCCGCCTGCGTGATGCATCTGCACACCGTGGACGGGGTCGCCGTCTCGGTGATGGACTGCGGCCTGCTTCCGCAGACGCAGACCGCGATGGTCGTGCACGCCGACCTCGCCTACCACGAGTACGAAGGCATCGCGCTCGACCACGCCGAGCGTCCGCGCCTCGCGCAGGACCTCGGGGACAAGGGCTGCATGATGCTCTGGAATCACGGCACCCTGACGCTCGGCCGCAGCGTCGCCGAGGCGTTCTTTCGCATGTACGCGCTCGAGCGCGCGTGCAGCACCCAG
This Sandaracinaceae bacterium DNA region includes the following protein-coding sequences:
- a CDS encoding ZIP family metal transporter gives rise to the protein MSTLGWIAGTGLLMSAIALVGSVTLAAREATLTKAIPWLVALAAGSLLGGAWFHMMPAAVDAMGNGLAPWLWLAAGFLMFLALERVLRWHHCHDLDCEHDRTLGWLVLVADGLHNFIGGLAVAGAFLIDVRLGLTAWIAAAAHEIPQELGDFGVLVHKGWSPRSALLFNFASALTFPIGGVLAYYASFEWDVSFLLPFAAGNFIYIASADLIPELQREHEGRGIGGPWLGLLLGLLLLLVVRLVFSSHG
- a CDS encoding YHYH protein; the encoded protein is MKAPVCVAVGALVLLTSCSGASSPDATVEPIPDAAGGDSGGGAASCDALAALFVNPPLETVEADCALTDGTTTTCCSFSFASDLVEDGPYCPESTTSPPPYGLSVYDGATRPGLRPFDGYYLQDIEDDGYDPMVDADGNTRIVTGLGGPPDGTGSNCLAMAQDFELVLTATVPLSPRRASAPRTLGEVENLGISVMGVPATGDPPSATRGPMMGMGPPAGTAINVPSIGACGAHPDPAGYLHDHFVPQVMNTVLASQGISSDLVSCTTYEQRTIGLYGIAKDGFLIYLSHDADGTLPSDLDGCHGHERPTPELPDGAYHYHTSETEAPNFMPCLSGVPVARSFGYE
- a CDS encoding sigma-70 family RNA polymerase sigma factor is translated as MMPRGAALVVEAASGCGAARDALARRYLRPAYRVALSVVGRPADAEDVAQEALLKALGRLETCRSPDRFEAWLTQIVRNQARNWVDARRLRDVPRFPPTDEPADARSAIDRPATRRQLTVALERLTEPQRTVLLLHALGGYSHPEIAASLGVSVVSSRQHLFLARQTLRTFLRGAEDAGPATRIRTSERRARR
- a CDS encoding class II aldolase/adducin family protein — its product is MSTPEERAIRVDLAAAYRLVAHYGWDDLIFTHLSARAPGPEHHFFINPYGMLFEEITASSLVKVDLAGDKVEDSPWPVNPAGFTIHSAVHEAREDAACVMHLHTVDGVAVSVMDCGLLPQTQTAMVVHADLAYHEYEGIALDHAERPRLAQDLGDKGCMMLWNHGTLTLGRSVAEAFFRMYALERACSTQVRFMAGPGIHEAPEGIAAKVAAQVAVPEFGRVVIDELAWPALKRMLDRRDPSYKD